A genomic stretch from Schistosoma mansoni, WGS project CABG00000000 data, chromosome W unplaced supercontig 0115, strain Puerto Rico, whole genome shotgun sequence includes:
- a CDS encoding tubulin epsilon chain, putative produces MTQSVFIQVGQCGNQIGHRFWDLALAEHEIANKGCLHDNSFSSFFMNGTNNKSGILPKISGLKARALLVDMEEGVVNEMLKGPLKNIYDSSYLITDVSGSGNNWAVGNLYYGRVHQDALCEALRKSVELCDSLQCFFVLHSMGGGTGSGVGTHILKILADEYPDVYKMDIAVFPSTDDDVVTSPYNTVLALDQTTEFADCVLPIDNMALSNIIDKVKNVHCNSKGNVNESTGSAICPKHIKPSKPFDDMNNIVANMLLNLTSSSRFEGTMNVDLNEISMNLVPFPHLHYLIASQSPFSTISRISAPRKLDQVFSDTFTRDYQLILQSRLNFVPWNREGWKVGHCLVPPVDHKYCLLALANNTSIHESFTFILERFYKLYRKKAHLHHYTTVDGFDTGMFDSSANSLQELIIQYTDFERQANGQALPNLPQLEIMD; encoded by the exons ATGACTCAGTCAGTCTTCATACAAG TAGGTCAGTGTGGTAATCAAATCGGTCACCGATTCTGGGACTTAGCTCTTGCAGAAcacgagattgccaataaa GGATGCCTGCACGATAACTCATTCTCTTCGTTTTTTATGAACGGAACGAATAACAAAAGTGGTATTCTGCCTAAAATTTCTGGCCTCAAAGCTAGA GCTTTGCTCGTAGATATGGAAGAAGGCGTTGTCAATGAGATGTTAAAGGgaccattgaaaaatatttacgaTTCCAGTTACCTGATCACTGATGTATCAGGTTCCGGAAACAACTG GGCAGTGGGAAACTTGTATTACGGCCGAGTACACCAAGATGCGTTGTGTGAAGCTCTAAGAAAGTCTGTAGAACTTTGTGATTCTCTCCAGTGCTTTTTTGTCCTCCATTCAATGGGCGGAG GTACTGGTTCTGGAGTTGGTACTCATATCTTGAAGATTTTAGCTGACGAGTATCCTGATGTATATAA AATGGACATTGCTGTGTTTCCTTCAACAGATGATGACGTTGTCACTTCTCCGTATAACACAGTTTTGGCTCTTGATCAGACCACTGAATTCGCTGACTGTGTGTTGCCTATTGATAATATGGCTCTCTCAAATATAATCGATAAAGTTAAAAATGTTCATTGCAACTCTAAAGGAAATGTGAATGAGAGTACGGGTTCAGCAATTTGTCCAAAACATATCAAACCATCGAAACCTTTCGATGACATGAACAATATTGTGGCTAATATGCTATTAAATCTCACAAG CTCTTCTCGATTCGAAGGTACCATGAATGttgatttaaatgaaatcaGTATGAACTTAGTTCCGTTTCCTCACTTACATTACCTGATTGCTTCACAAAGCCCTTTTTCAACCATCTCTCGCATATCAGCTCCTAGAAA gCTCGACCAAGTATTTTCAGATACATTTACTAGAGATTATCAGTTAAT ACTTCAATCTCGCTTAAATTTTGTTCCATGGAACCGAGAAGGTTGGAAAGTTGGACATTGTTTAGTTCCACCAGTGGATCATAAATACTGTCTATTAGCTCTAGCTAATAACACTTCTATTCATGAATCATTCACTTTTATTTTGGAACGATTCTATAAACTATATAGAAAAAAG GCACATTTACACCATTATACAACTGTCGACGGTTTCGATACTGGCATGTTTGATTCAAGCGCTAATTCACTTCAGGAATTAATAATTCAATATACAGATTTTGAAAGACAGGCTAATGGACAAGCACTACCAAATTTACCACAGTTAGAGATTATGGATTGA